The sequence GTTAATCCACCGAAGAAGCATTCAAATATCCCACTTTAAAAACAGAACAAATTATGGAACCATTATCAATTCTATTAGCCAGTTCTGTTCAGTTTGGGTACACGGTTGCAATCGTTGGATTCGGTATTGTTTTTACTGCGCTTACTTGTTTGGTTATTGTGTTTAGTAATACTCCAAAGTTGATTAACATGAAATTCAACAAGGAGAAGCTGAAAAGAAACAAAACCAAAGGGCAGGCCGAAGTTAAAAAAGACGAAGATTACATGGAAGGTAACGTAACTGCAGCAATCAGTTTAGCCCTGCACATGTACTTTAACGAACTGCACGACGAAGAGAGTAACATTGTTACCATTAAAAAGGTAAGAAAATCTTACTCTCCATGGAGTTCAAAAATTTACAGTGTACAAAACAACTGGCCACGATAAATAATTCTGAATAGAAAGAGTAAAAAAAGTAAACGATGAAAAAATATAAATTCACAATACGAGGTAACGATTACGATGTTCATTTAAAAGACATTGAAGACAATGTTGCAGAATTGGACGTAAACGGAACCATTTACGAGGTTGAGATTCACGGAGAAGTTAAAACATCAAAAACTCCGAAACTAATTAGAAAACCGGTTGAAAAGATGCCTGGAGAAGGTCAGATAAAAAAATCAGAATCGACCGGAAAACATAAAGTTACAGCACCACTACCAGGAACAATTTTGAAAATTAATGTAACTGTTGGCGATGTGGTTACCGAAGGCCAAAACCTGATGGTTATGGAAGCCATGAAAATGGAAAACCAGGTACAAACCACAAAAGCCGGCGAAGTTAAAGCTATTAAAGTTGGTGTGGGCGACAGCGTGCTTCAGGATGATGTTTTAATTGAAATTGGTTAATCTATACATTGCTGACATGAGAAAAATTTTTCAATTATTATTCGTATTGATTTTTCTTGCGCCTTCAGTATTTGCTGCGGGTCAGCCGGAAAAACTCAGCGATGTAATCACAAACGGGAAATGGGTAAATCATTCCGATGGATATGTTCCTATTCCTACTTATAAAGAAGGAGAACCTGATCAAAAAGAAAATCCTGGTACAGTTAAGCGTTTCAAAACATTTACTTTTGAAACCGACGGAGGTTTTCTTCTTGACTCGGCAAAACAACGCTATTCAGGCCGCTATGAAGTTATTGGCAACGAGGTTGAATTGCATTTCAATTCTGTTCCAATTACTGAGTTACGGACCAACAAGGATCCAAACCAACAGGGAGGGTATAACATTACATCCCAACAGGTAAAACTTCCTAACCGTGTTCTGAAATTGAATGCGGAAGGGGAATTAACCGGCGATGGATATACTTACAAACTATACAGTGGTGCAGTAGCAGGATTGTTCAACTTCTACGAATTTTCGGGATTTGCCAACATTGCATGGGGAAACATTATTATGATGGTTGTGGGATTGATTTTTATATACCTCGCAATTCGTTATGATTTTGAGCCGATGCTGCTGATTCCGATCGGATTCGGTATTTTAATCGGTAACATTCCAATGTTCCAGGTAGCCGACTTTAACCTGAAATTGGGTGTTTACGAACCTGGATCGGTACTGAATATTCTTTACCAGGGTGTGGTTCAGGGATGGTATCCGCCACTTATTTTCCTTGGTATTGGAGCTATGACCGACTTCTCGTCGTTAATCTCGAATCCGAAACTGATGTTACTTGGTGCTGCTGCACAGATCGGTATTTTCCTTACCTTCCTTGGAGCGATTTATTTAGGATTTGCCGCACCTGAAGCAGGTGCAATTGGTATTATTGGTGGTGCCGACGGTCCTACTGCGATCTTTATTTCATCGAAATTAGCAAACGGTGTTAACGTATTACCCGATGGAACCACGGTGAAAAACCTGATTGGCCCGATTGCCATTGCAGCGTATTCATACATGGCTCTTGTTCCGGTTATTCAACCACCTGTAATTAAACTAATGACGACAAAAAAAGAACGTCTGATCCGGATGAAACCTCCTCGCGCGGTTTCAAAACTGGAAAAAGTATTGTTCCCGATTATTGGTTTGATCCTGACAGCATATATCGCTCCATCAGCGTTACCACTTATTGGTATGTTGTTCTTCGGTAACCTGCTGAAAGAATCGGGTGTTACAAAACGTTTGGCCAATACGGCTGCTAACCCGTTAATTGACGTAATTACCATTTTACTGGGAATTACAGTGGGTGCATCTACTCAGGCCGACGTGTTCCTTACTCCTGCGTCTATCAAGATTTTTGCGCTGGGAGCCGGTTCGTTCGTAATTGCAACAGCTGGTGGTGTTGCCGGTGCTAAAATCATGAACTTGTTCCTGAAAAAAGAGAACAAAATCAATCCAATGATTGGAGCTTCCGGTGTATCAGCCGTTCCCGATAGTGCGAGGGTGGTTCAACACATGGGATTAAAAGAAGATCCTACCAACCACTTGTTGATGCACGCAATGGCACCAAACGTTTCAGGTGTTATTGGTTCGGCAGTTGCAGCTGGTATTTTGTTGAGCTTCTTAATGTAAGAAAAATAGCAATCATTATATAGAAAAAGGATTTCTTCAAAAGAAATCCTTTTTTTTTGTGCTTATTCCAACGCCCATCTTTCACTTGGATCGCCGGGCATTGAAACAGTTTTCCACGAAAACTTGAAAACGCGTGGTTCAACTAAACGCTCAAAATCGGCATAACTCATTTTAATCATTTCGGTATGATTGCCTGCATTAAAAGCAATTTCATCATCCTCGGCCAGGGTTTCTGCCACAAAAACCTCCATATCATAGAGATTACCAAATGGTGGCATCGCTCCTATTTCACAGTCGGGAAAAAAACGTTGAAATTCGGCTTCTTTCGCCAGGCTGACATGTGCTGATCCAAAGATCTCTTTGAGCAATTCAAAATCTACCTGATACGATGCGGGAAGCACTGCCATAGCCATTTTCCCTTCTACCTTTACAATTACCGTCTTTGCAAACTCTTTTCCCGAAACATGACTCTTTGCTGCAATTTCCTGAGCTGTAAAAGCACTTGAATGTTTTATTACAACATACTTTACCTTGTTTTCATCAAGATAAGTTTTAAGTTTTTTTACTGGCATAACAATTTAAGTTTTACTGTTTTTAAACTGAATCGTCAAACGAATTCCTTCTTCAGATTAGTTTCTCTACTACATGTTTTTACATTAATCACAAGCACTAGGTTTCGTTTTACCCTCATTTTAAAAGCACATATCTGTAATCCTAACTATAAAACATTTAAAATTAATTGTTTAAATATTGTCCTATTAACTTATCATTTTATATTCCCCCAGTCTTTTAGCTACTTTTATAATTTCCTATATTCCAAATAAAATGAGTCAACTATTGTCGGCCTTTTTTCTTGTGCAGGATTCGCATAAATAAAACTATCTTTAAACAATTGATGTCCAAATTCCTTATTAAAAGGAATTCTTTTCGAAGTAAAAAATCGGATTAAATTTTTACTCAATTAAATGTATCAAAATATGAAAAAACTGTTATTTGCTTTATGTTTCTCTGCATTTACTCTTATCGCTTTTTCACAGAAAAAAGAAAAAGATTACACCGATGCTTTTAAGTTGGTTGAAGTATGGCTGGAAGCACAAAAAGATTTCGAGAATCTCCCCGGGCTTTCGGCGATAATCCTAAAAGATCAGGAAGTACTCTGGAAAGCCGGTTTTGGTTATGCCAATCCTGAAATAGGAGTTGAAACTAAACCTTCAACACTTTACAGTATTTGTTCCATCTCGAAATTATTCACTTCTGTAGCAGTAATGAAACTATACGATGAAGGTAAGTTAAGGCTCGATGATGAAATCCACACCCTCCTGCCTTGGTTTGATCTGGAGCAACAATTTCCAGCCAGTGGTCCCATAACAATACGATCTTTACTAACCCATTCGTCGGGATTACCGCGCGAATCGGCACATCCATACTGGACTGGCCCCGACTTTCCGTTTCCTACAAGCGACGCCGTTAAAACCGACCTAAAAACACAGGAAACTTTATATCCTGCATCAACCTATTGGCAATACAGTAACCTGGCAATGTCGCTATTAGGAGAAGTGGTAAAGGAAGTATCCGGCATGGCTTACAACGATTACATTCAGGAAAATATTTTAACACCATTGGGCCTAAACAATACCAGACCGTTTTTACCCGAAGACAAATACGGAACCGAACTGTCCTTGGGATTTAGTTCTGAAAAACGCGACAGACAGCGCGAAAAAGTAAATTTCTTTCAGGCAAAAGGAATAAAGGCTGCAGCAGGGTTTTCCTCTAATGTTGAAGACCTGGCCAAGTTTGCAGCGTGGCAATTAAGATTAATCGACACTACAACTACAGAAATTCTAAAACCATCTACATTGCAAAATATGCAACGTGTTCATTTTCTCGATCCGGATTGGGAAAGCAGTTGGGGACTGGGTTTTTCGGTGCGTAAGGATGCAAAAGGAAATACTGTAGTTGGACACGGTGGAAGTTGCCCGGGTTATCGCACACAGTTATCGATTTATCCGAAAGAAAAACTGGCTTTTTCGGTGATGATAAATGCCAGTGGAACTACCCCTGCAAAATATATATCAGGCATAAAAAACATCATGTCAGAGGTAAAAGACAAGCCTGAAGAGAGAACAGTAGATTTGGATGAATACAGTGGTTTATATACTGAACAACCCTGGTGGAGCGAAGTGTATTATGGAGAATTAAACGGACAACTGGTCTCAATGAGTTTACCGACCAATTCTCCAACTTTAACGTTTTACAAACACATTGAAGGAGACACTTTTAAAAGAATAAGAAAAGACAAAGAATTAGGTGAAACAGTTGTTTTTGAGCGCGATGAGAACAGCAAGGTTTACAGGATTAAACAACATGGTAATTATTCTGTTAGGATGAAAAATTAAAAGCATGAAAATAGTAGTTATTGGAGGACAAGGAACAATTGGCAGTGCTGTTGCCAACCATTTTAAGAAAAAGCACGAGGTGATTACTGCCAGCCGCAGCAATGGCGATGTGCAGGTTGATATGGAAAGTTCTGAATCGATAAAAAATATGTTTGAAAAGATCGGTAAGGTTGATGCCATTGTAAATTGCTCCGGAGCAACAAAATGGGGACCTTTTGCCGAACTTTCGGAAGAGGACTTTTATGTTGGCCTAAGAGGTAAATTAATGGGCCAGGTCAACATTGTTCGAATTGGCAAAGAATACTTAAATGAAGGTGGTTCTATTACCCTAACAACAGGTGTTTTGGCCGATGATCCGGTAATGGGGGCAACCAACTCGGCTATGGCAAATAATGCCATTCATGGTTTTGTATTGGCCGTTTCGCAGGAACACCGAAATGAATTCCGGCTAAATGTGGTTTCTCCAGAACTGGTTGAAGATTCAGCAGAACGACTTGGCGCTGCATTCCCTGGGCACACTCCTGTTTCGATGCAGAAAGTGGCCAAAGGCTACGAGCGAAGTGTTGAAGGTTTGCGTACCGGGGAGATTATTCGTGTTTATGAATAAATACCCAACGAATTACAAAATACAGTAAAAATAGCCGTTCCAATGGAGCGGCTATTTTTATTTGCAACCTTATTGAACTGAATCTCCCTTTCTCCTAATCACTCCTTCCCGGTTTTTCTTATTTAAAATCGTCATCCGGTTCGTCATGGTATTTTACCGTTCGTGGTAAAAAGCTACCCGACCGTATTCTTTTATTTTTCCCCCTCCTGTTTCTGAAAGATATTTGAAGTACGAAAACAATAAAACAGAAAAAACCATGAAAACACGTTTAATAATACTCTTTCAATTTCTCATTCTGTTCGCTCATGCGCAGGTGAAAATTTCAGGAGTTGTACAAGCAGAAACAGGCAGCCCGCTTTCCGGGGTGAATATTTTTATACAGGGAACTTACGATGGCACAACAACCGATAGTCTTGGAGTATTCACTTTTAAAACAGATGCAAGTGGCGAACAAACATTAATTGCCAGTTGCGTAGGGTTTGAAACATATGGACAAGTGTTGAACCTCACAGTAGAAGTTTCAGGTTTAAAAATTGTGTTGATTGAGGAAATTAGCGAACTAGACGAAGTAATAATCAACGCCGGAACTTTTGAAGCCAGCGACAAAAAGAAATCCGTGGTTTTAAAACCGCTCGATGTTGCATTAACTGCCGGTGCCAACGGCGACATTTTTGGTGCTTTTGGCAAATTACCCGGTTCGCATACAGTGGGTGAAGAAGGACGACTTTTTGTTCGCGGTGGCGAAAGCTACGAAACCAAAACCTTTATGGACGGCATGCTGGTAAACACGCCATACTACTCGAAAATGCCCGATCTGCCTACACGAGGCCGGTTCTCTCCTATCCTTTTTAACGGATCGGTATTTAGCACCGGAGGTTACTCGGCCGAATACGGACAAGCACTTTCTTCGATTGTGGCATTAAATACTTTTGCGCTTGAACCGGAAACCAAATCAAGTATTTCTGTACTTTCAGTCGGACTGCAAGGATCTCATGCAAAAAGATGGGAAAATACATCGTTGTCTATCAGTGGCGAGTACCTCAATACTGCACTTAGTAATAAGATTTTTAAGCAAAATGTTGAGTGGGTGAAAGTTCCCGTTATTGTCGGTTCAACCATGATGTTCCGGCACAAAACCAGCGAAACAGGAATGATAAAATCTTTTGCGAGTTTTAATTACGATACCAGCAGTTTGCTGTACGACAACATTGAGCAATCTGCAATGCAGGAAGTTTCTTTGGGCAATAAAAATTTGTATTCTAACACCACCTACAACGAAATGCTGAATGACGACTGGATGATACAAACCGGCTTTGCTTTTAATATCGATCGGGAAAATATGGATATTGATTCGGACGATATCGCGACCTCACGAAACAGCAGCCAACTGAAACTTACACTTTCTAATTATTCGGTTAAAGATGTAACTACAACTTTTGGTGCAGAAGCATTAGTTTATAAGTATGACCAAGACATTGATATGAATGGAGATTTTAATCTTTCATTCAACAACAACCTGTTTGCAGGCTTTGCAGAATCGGAGTGGAAAGTGACAAAAAAAATCGCTCTAAAAGCCGGCCTGCGAGCCGAATATAACTCGCTGATCAATGAATTAAATGTTGCCCCGCGTCTTTCGGCAGCTGTAAAAACGAGCAAGAACAGCCAGCTTTCGGCAGCTTACGGAAAGTTCTTTCAAAATCCAAACGATGATTATCTGAAATTCACCGATGAACTAGCACCGGAAACTTCAACGCATTCCATTTTAACATGGCAGTACAAAGAAGACAGCCGCACATTGCGCATTGAAGCCTACAATAAAAACTATTCTGACCTGGTAAAATTTGATGAAGAATTTTCAGCAGAACCAGGAAACTACAACAATAACGGCAGTGGTTA comes from uncultured Draconibacterium sp. and encodes:
- a CDS encoding OadG family protein, which encodes MEPLSILLASSVQFGYTVAIVGFGIVFTALTCLVIVFSNTPKLINMKFNKEKLKRNKTKGQAEVKKDEDYMEGNVTAAISLALHMYFNELHDEESNIVTIKKVRKSYSPWSSKIYSVQNNWPR
- a CDS encoding biotin/lipoyl-containing protein translates to MKKYKFTIRGNDYDVHLKDIEDNVAELDVNGTIYEVEIHGEVKTSKTPKLIRKPVEKMPGEGQIKKSESTGKHKVTAPLPGTILKINVTVGDVVTEGQNLMVMEAMKMENQVQTTKAGEVKAIKVGVGDSVLQDDVLIEIG
- a CDS encoding sodium ion-translocating decarboxylase subunit beta, whose product is MRKIFQLLFVLIFLAPSVFAAGQPEKLSDVITNGKWVNHSDGYVPIPTYKEGEPDQKENPGTVKRFKTFTFETDGGFLLDSAKQRYSGRYEVIGNEVELHFNSVPITELRTNKDPNQQGGYNITSQQVKLPNRVLKLNAEGELTGDGYTYKLYSGAVAGLFNFYEFSGFANIAWGNIIMMVVGLIFIYLAIRYDFEPMLLIPIGFGILIGNIPMFQVADFNLKLGVYEPGSVLNILYQGVVQGWYPPLIFLGIGAMTDFSSLISNPKLMLLGAAAQIGIFLTFLGAIYLGFAAPEAGAIGIIGGADGPTAIFISSKLANGVNVLPDGTTVKNLIGPIAIAAYSYMALVPVIQPPVIKLMTTKKERLIRMKPPRAVSKLEKVLFPIIGLILTAYIAPSALPLIGMLFFGNLLKESGVTKRLANTAANPLIDVITILLGITVGASTQADVFLTPASIKIFALGAGSFVIATAGGVAGAKIMNLFLKKENKINPMIGASGVSAVPDSARVVQHMGLKEDPTNHLLMHAMAPNVSGVIGSAVAAGILLSFLM
- a CDS encoding YbaK/EbsC family protein, with the translated sequence MPVKKLKTYLDENKVKYVVIKHSSAFTAQEIAAKSHVSGKEFAKTVIVKVEGKMAMAVLPASYQVDFELLKEIFGSAHVSLAKEAEFQRFFPDCEIGAMPPFGNLYDMEVFVAETLAEDDEIAFNAGNHTEMIKMSYADFERLVEPRVFKFSWKTVSMPGDPSERWALE
- a CDS encoding serine hydrolase domain-containing protein, producing the protein MKKLLFALCFSAFTLIAFSQKKEKDYTDAFKLVEVWLEAQKDFENLPGLSAIILKDQEVLWKAGFGYANPEIGVETKPSTLYSICSISKLFTSVAVMKLYDEGKLRLDDEIHTLLPWFDLEQQFPASGPITIRSLLTHSSGLPRESAHPYWTGPDFPFPTSDAVKTDLKTQETLYPASTYWQYSNLAMSLLGEVVKEVSGMAYNDYIQENILTPLGLNNTRPFLPEDKYGTELSLGFSSEKRDRQREKVNFFQAKGIKAAAGFSSNVEDLAKFAAWQLRLIDTTTTEILKPSTLQNMQRVHFLDPDWESSWGLGFSVRKDAKGNTVVGHGGSCPGYRTQLSIYPKEKLAFSVMINASGTTPAKYISGIKNIMSEVKDKPEERTVDLDEYSGLYTEQPWWSEVYYGELNGQLVSMSLPTNSPTLTFYKHIEGDTFKRIRKDKELGETVVFERDENSKVYRIKQHGNYSVRMKN
- a CDS encoding short chain dehydrogenase — protein: MKIVVIGGQGTIGSAVANHFKKKHEVITASRSNGDVQVDMESSESIKNMFEKIGKVDAIVNCSGATKWGPFAELSEEDFYVGLRGKLMGQVNIVRIGKEYLNEGGSITLTTGVLADDPVMGATNSAMANNAIHGFVLAVSQEHRNEFRLNVVSPELVEDSAERLGAAFPGHTPVSMQKVAKGYERSVEGLRTGEIIRVYE
- a CDS encoding TonB-dependent receptor, which produces MKTRLIILFQFLILFAHAQVKISGVVQAETGSPLSGVNIFIQGTYDGTTTDSLGVFTFKTDASGEQTLIASCVGFETYGQVLNLTVEVSGLKIVLIEEISELDEVIINAGTFEASDKKKSVVLKPLDVALTAGANGDIFGAFGKLPGSHTVGEEGRLFVRGGESYETKTFMDGMLVNTPYYSKMPDLPTRGRFSPILFNGSVFSTGGYSAEYGQALSSIVALNTFALEPETKSSISVLSVGLQGSHAKRWENTSLSISGEYLNTALSNKIFKQNVEWVKVPVIVGSTMMFRHKTSETGMIKSFASFNYDTSSLLYDNIEQSAMQEVSLGNKNLYSNTTYNEMLNDDWMIQTGFAFNIDRENMDIDSDDIATSRNSSQLKLTLSNYSVKDVTTTFGAEALVYKYDQDIDMNGDFNLSFNNNLFAGFAESEWKVTKKIALKAGLRAEYNSLINELNVAPRLSAAVKTSKNSQLSAAYGKFFQNPNDDYLKFTDELAPETSTHSILTWQYKEDSRTLRIEAYNKNYSDLVKFDEEFSAEPGNYNNNGSGYSRGIDVFWRDQKQFGKADYWISYSFIDSKRNYRDYPMKVTPHYVSKHNLSVVYKQYFTKINSFISGSYTFASGRPFNDPNTPEFMAGKTKTYNDVSFGFTHLFYLFNTQTVAHVIVNNALGFNNVFGYNYAQTPDNKGVYQAQPIVPGQKRLIVFLLSFQL